AAAGCTATGATGAAACTGTTGACATATATTCTTTAGGTATTGTTTTGTATATGTTGTTAAATGAAAATAAGCCTCCATTCTATTCTTCGGAAGTAGATGAAAGAACAGCATATAATATGCGAATGATGGGTAAACAGCTACCACCGCCTAAATATGCAACAAATAAAATTGCAAATATAGTATTAAAATGTTGTCAATTTAACCCTAACAACAGATATAGAAATATAGATATGCTTATAAAGGATTTAGAGGATGCCGAAAACGAGATGAGTGCAGAAGAACTTGATACTATAATTCCTTATCCTAAAAGAAGTTTTAAAGATGATGAATGGTGGGAAGAAAAGTTTGATAATAACCAAACTATGACTATACATCATATAGAAATACCACAAAAGAATATACTTCGTGATACAGTTGGAGCATTTAAAGATTTGTTGCAAAAATTTGGCAATAACACAAAGGAAAGTCAGTTTATTGAGGGTGTATATACAGGAAGAGGCATAGCAGAGCGCGATATGAACGAAGAAGAACGTAAGGTAAAGTATATGAAACGTCTGTTGATTATTTTGCTGTGTGTTTTAGTAGTTTTAGGAACAACTCTGGTATTTTTATATCCTAAAACAGCAACTTTTTATCCTAATGAGTCGGATGATTATAAATTATACGCAAAATATTTATTCTTACCTGCAAGAAAATTAACTGATAACTCTGCATCGTATGTGAATTTAGACGGAAATGAGGTATTCTTTAGTGACAGAAAAGATGGCAAAAAGTTATATAAAGTTAATATATGGACAGGCAAAGAAACAGCTTTATGTGATAAAGAATGTCATTATGACGTTGTAATAGGAGATTACATATATTTTACGGATAATTCACCTACAGGTGATTTATACAGAATTAATAAAAACGGTGAGGGATTGCAATGCCTTATTCAAGAAAATTGCGGTGAATTAAAAAATAAAAACGGCAGTCTCGAAGTGTGGTTGGCAAACCTTTCAAGGTTTGAAGAAATTGACGTAAACAGTATTTCTAAAAAATAAATAGATAAATTGGAGGGGAATATCTTGAAAAAAGTAATTAGTATTATATTGTCACTTTTAATTTCTACAATTATAGCAAGTTTTAGTGCTTGTGCGGATGAAAATAATGTATCGTTTACAGATGAAAAAAGTTCTGAAAGCATTGTTGAAGAAACTATAATACCTACAGAAGCAACAGAAGAAAATGCAACAGAAGAAAATGCAACAGAAGAAAATGCACCAGAAGTTGAAGTTACTCCGTTACCTACAGCGGAATCGATAGTTGCGCAGGAAGAAGATTTTTTCTGGTGTATGAAAAACGAATCAGAATTTGCTTACATAGAAAAGAACGATAAAATAGAATATTTACCTATGATTGCAAGTAATGCGGTTGCAGTAGCTCCGCAAATATATGACGGTATCACATATCTGCCTTTTAGATATGTTTTTGAGGAAATATTAGGTTTTTCGGATGCCACAGGAAAGAAAGAAACACTTGATAATAAAGAATATATGTGGAGCAATACATCGTCTTTTAATATATCTTTTAATGTAAACGGTATTACAAGGACAATTACTGCGGGTGAAATTATCGATTATAATGACAGTGAATTTGATGCACTAAAAGTAAGTGACAGCGGAGTATCCTATTTTCCTTTGAGATATTTTGAAAAAGAAAAACTATGTAGCTTGTCTTGGGATAATAATACTTCAAGTATAATAATTTCAAGTACAAAAGAATACGGAGAAAAATATTTTTCAAAGATAAATTCGAGAAAATTTACAAACAATTATATAACATATTCAGATGCTGTACTTAATGATGATAATGAAAATACGGTAATATCGTTAAGCGGTAAAGTTAATGAGAAGGTTCATTCTGCAAGTAACAATTATAATTTGACTTTTTATAGCGATGCAAATCAAAAAGTGCATTATATTGATATGTCAGACGATAATAACCTCAGTCATAACTTAGATGTTT
Above is a window of Hominilimicola fabiformis DNA encoding:
- a CDS encoding protein kinase domain-containing protein, with the protein product MQTNIKIVDTTIHENLGVEIDREIGRGKYGIVYNGVRVDTGKDCAVKVISLPNPELEEKLRDIYGDDENAIENLSREMASRFENEIKSMSRLGNLNILGSQNIVKMYNHMLVQSGIYSHIIILMELALPLKRFLSHEDFSLKKVMQIAYETAYGLKACHTEGIIHRDIKEDNLFIGADGKIKIGDFGVANIDSGGLSKKTEGVGTPHYMAPEIKNNESYDETVDIYSLGIVLYMLLNENKPPFYSSEVDERTAYNMRMMGKQLPPPKYATNKIANIVLKCCQFNPNNRYRNIDMLIKDLEDAENEMSAEELDTIIPYPKRSFKDDEWWEEKFDNNQTMTIHHIEIPQKNILRDTVGAFKDLLQKFGNNTKESQFIEGVYTGRGIAERDMNEEERKVKYMKRLLIILLCVLVVLGTTLVFLYPKTATFYPNESDDYKLYAKYLFLPARKLTDNSASYVNLDGNEVFFSDRKDGKKLYKVNIWTGKETALCDKECHYDVVIGDYIYFTDNSPTGDLYRINKNGEGLQCLIQENCGELKNKNGSLEVWLANLSRFEEIDVNSISKK